The Streptomyces sp. NBC_01298 genome contains the following window.
GGTAGCCGTCCTTGGTGAGGTGACCGAGGTCGCCGGTGACCAGGTAGCCGTCGGCGTCGAAGACCCCGGCGTTCTCTTCCCGCCCCAGGTATCCCCGGCAGACCGCCTCTCCGCGCAGGCGGACCTCCCCGTCGGTGTCCGGGGGGAGGAGCGCCCCTTCCGGGGTCGTGATGCGGATCGACATGCCCTGCGGCGGCCGGCCCTCGGTGGTGGCGAGGTTCTCCGCGGTGTCGTCCGGGGCGCCCATCGTGATCATGGGGACCTCGGTCATGCCGTAGCCGTGGGTGAGCTGGCAGCCCAGTTCGCGGACCACCGCGTGGTAGATCTCCGGGGGCTTCGGCGCCCCGCCGCCCGCGAGGAGGCGGAGGGTGGGGATGAGCTTGGCGGACGGGTCCTTGCGCTGCTCGGTGAGGAACATCGAGTAGAAGGCCGTGGAGCCGCCGGCGACGGTGACGCCGTGGCGCCGGTAGCCGTCCAGGGCGTCGGGCATCGCGAACTTCTCGAAGAGGACCGCCGGGAACCCGTAGAGCAGCAGCATCACCGTGTAGTCGGGTCCGGCGATGTGGGCGAACGGGAAGGCCATCGAGCCGACGTCGTCCGGTGACAGGTGCAGGGCGTGGGCCAGGCAGGAGCCGCCGGCGATGAGGGAGCGGTCCGTGTGCAGGACGCCCTTGGGGTCCGAGGTGGTGCCCGAGGTCCAGTAGATCCACCGGACCGAGACGCCGTCCCCGGGGGGCGGGGGGAGCACCGCCGGGTCGCCCGTCGGGAGGGTGGCGTAGGCCTCGAAGACGCCGCGGGCGCCGAGGCGGTGCGCCATGGCCGTGTGGTCGAAGCCGCGCCAGACGCCGGGGACGGCGAAGAACTCCGCCTTGGACTCGCGCAGGGCGAAGCCGACCTCACGGTCCCGGTAGAAGGGGATGACGGGGGTCTGGACGGCGCCGATGCGGGCGAGGGCGACCGAGAGCAGCACGGTCTCGATGCGGGTGGGGAGCTGCCAGGCGACCACCGTGCCGGGGCGCACCCCCATGTCGTGGAGGCCGGCCGCGACCTGCTCGGACCGGTCGCGCAGCTCGGCGAAGGTCAGCCGCCGGTCGTTCGCGGGATCCTCGGCGGCCTCGATGAGGACGGGGGCGTCGGGGGTCATGGCGGCCCGGCGGGTGATGAGGTCCCAGAGCGTGCGGGACCGGCTGAGTTCGACTGCGGTGCTGTTGTCCGTCATCCCGGACCCGCCTCCCCTTGGCCGCTCACGTACCTGACGGATAGTCAGATCAAGCGCAGAGCGTAGAGCGCGGACGCTTGTCGGTCCAGGGGTGGGGAGCTAGCTTGGTTCCAGATTTCTGACGCCCCATCAGATTCAGTATCGGGTTAGGCGTCGGATTCAGCTTCGGCTTCAGCGAGGGGACATCATGGAACTGCCTCGGATCATCAGCGTCGACGACCACGTCATCGAACCGGCCCACCTCTTCGACGTGTGGCTGCCGGCCAAGTACCGCGACCGCGGTCCCAAGGCGCTCACCGCCGGCATCGGCGAGCTCGCCTACACCGGCGGCAAGTACGTGATCACCATGGACCCCGACGGCCCGCCCACCGACTGGTGGATCTACGAGGACCTGAAGTTCCCGTACAAGCGCAACATCGCCGCCGTGGGCTTCGACCGGGACGAGATGACCCTGGAGGGCATCACCCGCGAGGAGATGCGGCGCGGCTGCTGGGACCCCAAGGCGCGCCTCCTCGACATGGACCTCAACCACGTCGAGGCCTCCCTGTGCTTCCCGACCTTCCCGCGCTTCTGCGGGCAGACCTTCGCCGAGGCGAAGGACAAGGAAGTGGCCCTGGCCTGCGTGCGCGCGTACAACGACTGGATGGTCGAGGAGTGGTGCGGGGACAGCGGGGGCCGGCTCATCCCGCTCTGCATCATCCCGCTCTGGGACATCGACCTGGCCGTCGCCGAGATCCGGCGCAACGCCGCGCGCGGGGTGCGGGCGGTGACCTTCTCCGAGATCCCCACCCACCTCGGCCTGCCGTCCATCCACACCGGCTACTGGGACCCCTTCTTCGCCGTCTGCCAGGAGACCGGCACCGTCGTCAACATGCACATCGGGTCCAGCTCCCAGATGCCCGCCGCCTCCCCCGACGCCCCGCCCGCCGTACAGGCGGCGCTCAGCTTCAACAACGCCATGGCCTCGATGATGGACTTCCTGTTCAGCGGGGTGCTCGTCAAGTTCCCGACGCTGAAACTGGCCTACAGCGAGGGCCAGATGGGCTGGATCCCGTACGCCCTGGAGCGCGCCGACGACGTGTGGCAGGAGCACCGGGCCTGGGGCGGGGTCAAGGACCTGATCCCCGAGCCGCCGTCCACGTACTACTACCGGCAGATGTTCTGCTGCTTCTTCCGCGACAAGCACGGGATCGCCTCGCTGGACGTCGTCGGCCGCGACAACGCCACCTTCGAGACCGACTACCCGCACGTGGACTCGACCTTCCCGCACACCAAGGAGGTCGCCCTCGACCACGTCAAGGGTCTCGATGAGGAGACCGTGTACAAGCTGATGCGCGGAAATGCCATCCGCATGCTCGGACTCGACTTCGACAAGGACCGGCGGACGGGGCGGTAGGCGCAGTGGACCTCACCTATACCGAGGAGGAGCGGGAGTTCCGGGCCCGGCTGCGGGCCTGGCTCGCGCACGTGCTCCCCGGACTGCCGCCCAGGCCCTCGCCCGACGACTGGCCGGGCCGCCGCGCGTACGACGCGGGCTGGCAGCGCCGCCTGTACGACGCCGGGTACGCCGGACTGCACTGGCCGGTGGACGCGGGCGGCCGCGGGGCCACCCCCACGCAGCACCTGATCTACCTGGAGGAGACCGAGCGCGCGGGCGCCCCGTACGTCGGCGCGAACTTCGTCGGGCTGCTGCACGCCGGCCCG
Protein-coding sequences here:
- a CDS encoding class I adenylate-forming enzyme family protein → MTDNSTAVELSRSRTLWDLITRRAAMTPDAPVLIEAAEDPANDRRLTFAELRDRSEQVAAGLHDMGVRPGTVVAWQLPTRIETVLLSVALARIGAVQTPVIPFYRDREVGFALRESKAEFFAVPGVWRGFDHTAMAHRLGARGVFEAYATLPTGDPAVLPPPPGDGVSVRWIYWTSGTTSDPKGVLHTDRSLIAGGSCLAHALHLSPDDVGSMAFPFAHIAGPDYTVMLLLYGFPAVLFEKFAMPDALDGYRRHGVTVAGGSTAFYSMFLTEQRKDPSAKLIPTLRLLAGGGAPKPPEIYHAVVRELGCQLTHGYGMTEVPMITMGAPDDTAENLATTEGRPPQGMSIRITTPEGALLPPDTDGEVRLRGEAVCRGYLGREENAGVFDADGYLVTGDLGHLTKDGYLVLTGRSKDVIIRKGENISAKEIEDLLHQLPAVADVAVIGLPDPERGERVCAVVEQPAGAAPLTLAEVTSHLRTEGLSPHKLPEQLELVEALPRNDALRKVLKYKLRERYA
- a CDS encoding amidohydrolase family protein, whose translation is MELPRIISVDDHVIEPAHLFDVWLPAKYRDRGPKALTAGIGELAYTGGKYVITMDPDGPPTDWWIYEDLKFPYKRNIAAVGFDRDEMTLEGITREEMRRGCWDPKARLLDMDLNHVEASLCFPTFPRFCGQTFAEAKDKEVALACVRAYNDWMVEEWCGDSGGRLIPLCIIPLWDIDLAVAEIRRNAARGVRAVTFSEIPTHLGLPSIHTGYWDPFFAVCQETGTVVNMHIGSSSQMPAASPDAPPAVQAALSFNNAMASMMDFLFSGVLVKFPTLKLAYSEGQMGWIPYALERADDVWQEHRAWGGVKDLIPEPPSTYYYRQMFCCFFRDKHGIASLDVVGRDNATFETDYPHVDSTFPHTKEVALDHVKGLDEETVYKLMRGNAIRMLGLDFDKDRRTGR